One window of Acipenser ruthenus chromosome 52, fAciRut3.2 maternal haplotype, whole genome shotgun sequence genomic DNA carries:
- the LOC131722934 gene encoding neoverrucotoxin subunit alpha-like, with protein sequence MANTGDETLEMAALGRPFQLGMLYDCRKDRLIPGITLWNLEELKGSINKENQPITEFSVSTSDSIEEKASALKVDASLKASLLGDLVQVSGAAKYFKDTKKSTRQSRVTLQYYTTSRFENLTMNHLAKGKVSHTSVFEDKTATHVVTAVLYGAQAYFVFDRQVSSEEKKQEIHGKMELAICKIPKIKMEGQGSIDLEEKEKAEVEKFECTFYGDFHLESNPLTYQDAVKAYSTLPKLLGDKGENAVPVKVWLYPLIKLDSKAAKLERNISEYLVTSAQTVLEQFNTIEMQSNDMIKDIVAQTFPEVNEKIQQLKQRGTLYKLNFMRKLSAVLPSIRGGEQEEESLGEILKNHEESPFNFKAQHAWLNSKEREINAVRRCLAILKDIHAVSSVNELDEEELNNETENIVCFTFTSLHEPEPYLEDLKNYLKTQASKNTQSSTPRKYLHQETKQWVCSETKLKIRMYLNVFQELVNINRKNKKTKFFIVSKEDQEFPGACILLFENGASKYIHFKIPAKPDVPEVCDVTHDSVTLKVVPPSSDADQKLKYHLEYKCINQKEWAIQSSTNKTETLTVSGLQPNTEYEFRYTVEGKLGYSVSSDTTSKVKTTSPPAKDTGQWLVPFFKCHKYLLSSPFSIVIIDKLESYTFF encoded by the exons ATGGCTAATACAGGGGATGagacgctggagatggcagctctCGGACGACCCTTCCAGCTGGGAATGCTCTATGACTGCCGGAAGGATCGCCTCATTCCAG GAATTACTTTGTGGAACCTAGAAGAACTAAAAGGCAGCATAAATAAAGAAAACCAGCCGATAACCGAGTTCAGTGTGAGCACCTCGGACTCCATTGAAGAGAAGGCTTCTGCTTTGAAAGTGGACGCTTCCCTGAAGGCGAGTCTCCTGGGGGATTTGGTTCAAGTGAGTGGAGCTGCAAAGTACTTCAAGGACACAAAGAAATCAACAAGACAATCCCGAGTCACTCTGCAATACTACACAACATCACGATTTGAGAATCTGACCATGAATCACCTGGCCAAAGGGAAAGTGTCTCACACCAGCGTGTTTGAAGACAAGACAGCGACTCACGTGGTCACCGCTGTGCTGTACGGAGCTCAGGCGTATTTTGTATTCGACCGGCAGGTATCCTCAGAGGAGAAGAAACAGGAAATCCACGGAAAAATGGAGCTTGCAATATGTAAAATACCTAAAATTAAAATGGAAGGTCAAGGCTCTATTGACCTGgaggaaaaagaaaaagctgaAGTTGAAAAATTCGAATGTACATTTTATGGAGATTTTCATCTCGAATCTAACCCGTTGACTTACCAAGATGCTGTGAAAGCATACTCAACTCTTCCAAAATTGCTCGGGGACAAAGGAGAGAATGCAGTGCCTGTGAAGGTCTGGCTGTACCCGTTAATCAAGCTGGACTCCAAGGCTGCCAAGCTGGAAAGGAACATAAGTGAGTACTTGGTAACATCTGcgcaaactgttttagagcaatTTAATACAATTGAAATGCAAAGCAACGACATGATAAAAGACATTGTTGCCCAAACGTTTCCTGAAGTCAATGAGAAGATTCAACAACTGAAACAAAGGGGCACGCTGTACAAGCTGAATTTCATGAGAAAACTGTCCGCCGTGCTGCCTTCCATCCGCGGAGGTGAGCAAGAGGAAGAGTCGCTCGgagagattttaaaaaatcacgAAGAGTCCCCTTTTAACTTTAAAGCACAACATGCTTGGCTGAACAGCAAAGAAAGAGAAATCAATGCAGTGAGACGTTGCCTTGCTATTTTAAAAGACATACATGCTGTATCTTCTGTGAATGAGCTAGACGAGGAAGAATTAAATAATGAGACTGAAAATATTGTTTGCTTTACATTCACCTCACTGCACGAGCCAGAACCATATCTGGAAGATCTAAAAAACTACCTTAAAACCCAAGCAAGTAAGAACACTCAAAGTTCAACTCCTAGAAAATATTTGCATCAGGAGACCAAGCAATGGGTGTGCAGCGAAACTAAACTGAAGATAAGAATGTATTTGAATGTATTCCAGGAGTTAGTGAACATCAACAGGAAGAATAAGAAAACAAAGTTCTTCATAGTGTCTAAGGAAGACCAGGAGTTTCCTGGAGCCTGCATTCTCCTGTTTGAAAATGGAGCAtcgaaatacatacatttcaagatCCCAGCAAAACCTGATGTCCCTgaggtctgtgatgtcacccatGACAGTGTGACTCTGAAGGTGGTGCCTCCCAGTAGTGATGCTGATCAGAAACTAAAATACCATCTGGAGTATAAGTGCATTAATCAGAAGGAATGGGCAATTCAGTCCAGCACTAATAAAACAGAGACCCTCACTGTATCAGGCTTGCAGCCGAACACAGAGTATGAATTTAGATACACAGTGGAAGGGAAGTTGGGGTATTCTGTGAGCAGTGACACCACCAGCAAAGTCAAGACAACAAGTCCACCTGCAAAAGACACAGGTCAGTGGTtagttcctttttttaaatgtcacaaatATCTTCTATCATCACCCTTCTCTATAGTAATCATTGACAAGTTAGAGTCTTATACCTTTTTTTAG